From Hippoglossus stenolepis isolate QCI-W04-F060 chromosome 6, HSTE1.2, whole genome shotgun sequence, a single genomic window includes:
- the LOC118110832 gene encoding N-acylglucosamine 2-epimerase, with amino-acid sequence MSALKLEESRQRIRTELDTVVDFWLKYSHDTVHGGFFTCIGRDGKVYDELKYVWLQGRQVWMYCRLYRTMDRFRKPEILEAAKAGGVFLRRFARVSSSSGQWKCAFCLTRDGKVVKIQRTIFSECFYIMAMDELSRVTGDKDMQLEAEQMMEQLIYWVRVDSSGLGRPQHPGDVPTNSMAIPMMLLCLVQQLTEGRGQAVVQKYRELGSWCVQQILQHIQRDGTAILENVSVDAAELPGCQGRLQNPGHALEAGWFLLQYSAEWADEELQKTAINKFVELPYQYGWDKEHSGLFYFLDVDGYCPTQLEWSMKLWWPHCEALIAFLMAYSQTKKPELLDRFSQVYEYTFSHFPDAKSGEWFGYLTQEGEVALDFKGGPFKGFFHVPRCLYMCERILDDLLANKD; translated from the exons ATGTCTGCcctgaagctggaggagagtCGACAGCGGATTCGCACAGAACTTGATACTGTCGTGGACTTTTGGCTCAAATACTCTCATGACACTGTACATGG GGGGTTCTTCACTTGCATTGGGAGGGATGGAAAGGTTTATGATGAGCTTAAGTACGTCTGGCTGCAGGGTAGGCAG GTGTGGATGTATTGCCGCCTGTACCGAACCATGGATCGCTTCCGCAAGCCTGAAATCCTTGAAGCAGCCAAAGCTG GAGGAGTGTTCCTCAGGAGGTTTGCTCGTGTGTCCAGCAGCAGTGGTCAATGGAAATGTGCCTTCTGCTTAACAAGAGATGGTAAAGTGGTCAAAATTCAGAGGACTATATTCAGTGAGTGTTTCTACATCATGGCCATGGATGAACTGAGCAGAGTCACTGGTGACAAGGACATGCAG CTGGAGGCTGAACAGATGATGGAACAGTTGATCTACTGGGTTCGAGTGGACTCCTCAGGCTTGGGCAGGCCCCAGCATCCTGGAGATGTTCCTACCAACAGCATGGCCATTCCCATGATGCTCTTGTGCCTTGTGCAACAGCTCACGGAAGGCCGGGGTCAGGCAGTGGTTCAGAAGTACAGAGAACTGGGCAGCTGGTGTGTACAGCAGATTCTACAGCACATACAG AGAGACGGCACAGCTATTTTAGAGAATGTGTCAGTGGATGCAGCAGAACTGCCAGGTTGCCAGGGCCGACTTCAGAACCCAG GCCATGCCCTGGAAGCAGGCTGGTTCCTGCTTCAATACAGTGCAGAGTGGGCGGATGAAGAACTCCAGAAGACCGCCATTAACAAGTTTGTGGAGCTGCCTTACCAGTATGGATGGGATAAAGAGCACAGTGGTCTCTTCTATTTCCTGGATGTGGATGGTTACTGCCCCACACAG TTGGAGTGGAGTATGAAGCTGTGGTGGCCTCACTGTGAGGCCCTCATTGCCTTCCTGATGGCCTACAGTCAAACCAAGAAGCCCGAGCTGCTGGACAGATTCTCTCAAGTTTACGAATATACCTTCAGTCAT tttcCTGATGCTAAGAGTGGGGAGTGGTTTGGCTATTTGACACAAGAAGGGGAGGTGGCACTGGATTTCAAAGGAGGCCCGTTTAAAG GGTTCTTCCATGTTCCCCGTTGCCTGTACATGTGTGAGCGTATTCTTGATGATCTGCTGGCAAACAAGGACTGA